In the genome of Coraliomargarita algicola, one region contains:
- the hisS gene encoding histidine--tRNA ligase: MQFETLPGFREFYPEACARRNHVFGRWRQVARAFNFLEYDAPVLEPLELYIEKSGEEIVSQLFNFEDRGGRAVALRPEMTPSLARLIGAKANSLKRPVKWFNIGEHYRYERPQKGRLRAFYQFNVDIFGEPGPTADAELIALLCQALQAFGLSAGDFKVRLSDRDLWLLMLAAEGLDEAGSATVLGIIDKLERTDRSKTIEKLAPVLGEQAEAFLGRIEEAIAIRDFDRLRAYIENLPLEGDLAAQAKARMEDWAQLLRNLKAAGAGDFIQIDLGIVRGLAYYTGFVFEAFEASGAGRALAGGGRYDALVKKLGGPDMPAVGFAMGDVTLVDLLESKSLMPEYMQRPEFIAIIGGEDERDAALADAAQLRALGYQVEYPLKNQGFGKQFKAANQSGARFALIYGSEELERGVVKVRDLTAGTEAEIARDQLLQQVPALLESGLES, translated from the coding sequence ATGCAGTTTGAAACGCTACCCGGATTCCGGGAATTTTATCCGGAGGCCTGTGCGCGTCGGAATCATGTTTTTGGTCGCTGGCGTCAGGTCGCGCGTGCCTTTAACTTTTTGGAATACGATGCCCCGGTGCTGGAGCCACTGGAGCTGTATATCGAAAAATCGGGCGAAGAAATCGTCAGCCAACTGTTTAATTTTGAAGACCGCGGCGGCCGTGCGGTGGCTCTGCGCCCGGAAATGACGCCTTCGTTGGCGCGTTTGATCGGTGCTAAGGCTAATAGCCTGAAGCGTCCCGTTAAGTGGTTCAATATTGGTGAACACTATCGCTACGAACGTCCGCAGAAGGGGCGTTTGCGTGCCTTTTATCAGTTCAATGTCGACATTTTCGGCGAGCCAGGCCCGACCGCCGACGCCGAACTGATCGCGCTGCTCTGTCAGGCGTTGCAAGCCTTTGGTCTCAGTGCGGGTGACTTTAAAGTGCGCCTCAGTGACCGTGACCTATGGCTGTTGATGTTGGCAGCCGAGGGGCTCGACGAGGCGGGCAGTGCCACCGTGTTGGGCATTATCGACAAGCTTGAGCGCACCGATCGCAGCAAGACCATTGAGAAGCTGGCACCCGTGCTCGGTGAGCAAGCGGAAGCCTTCTTGGGCCGCATCGAGGAGGCGATCGCGATTCGCGACTTCGACCGTTTGCGTGCGTATATTGAAAATTTACCACTCGAAGGGGATCTCGCAGCTCAAGCTAAGGCGCGCATGGAAGACTGGGCGCAGCTACTGCGTAATCTCAAGGCAGCCGGCGCAGGTGACTTTATTCAAATCGATCTCGGGATCGTGCGTGGGCTCGCATACTATACAGGCTTTGTTTTTGAAGCCTTTGAGGCCAGTGGCGCCGGGCGTGCCTTGGCCGGGGGCGGGCGCTATGACGCGCTGGTTAAGAAACTAGGCGGGCCCGATATGCCGGCGGTCGGTTTTGCGATGGGCGATGTCACATTGGTGGACCTGCTCGAGAGCAAGTCGCTGATGCCGGAATATATGCAACGCCCCGAGTTTATCGCGATCATCGGAGGCGAGGACGAGCGTGATGCCGCGCTGGCGGATGCCGCTCAGCTGCGAGCACTGGGTTACCAGGTTGAGTATCCGCTCAAGAATCAAGGTTTCGGCAAGCAATTCAAGGCCGCCAACCAGTCGGGTGCCCGCTTCGCGCTCATTTACGGCAGCGAAGAGTTGGAGCGCGGCGTCGTTAAAGTGCGCGACTTGACTGCTGGCACCGAGGCCGAGATCGCACGCGATCAATTGCTGCAACAAGTGCCCGCGTTGCTCGAGAGTGGTCTCGAATCTTAA
- a CDS encoding restriction endonuclease subunit S: MKFQELQNICSVRSGGTPSKRDNNLWGDHLPWITAKDLKVPVLRSSLLMLSELGEAKAKITPADSLLILVRGMTLFKDVPVCLAGRELAFNQDIKALVLDDGIDPKYVLYYLVGSKHKLMRLVDSAGHGTGRLNTDLLKAFPILLPPLPEQKAIAAVLSTWDAAIEKTERLIEAKERRFRGLMQELIPGAHNNSNRRESRKVKVGEVCEVITSNVDKKVHEGEMPVRLCNYMDVYRNYYITQKLGFMSASASSSEIEKYQLRVHDVILTKDSETADDIANSACVLEAPQDLVCGYHLAILRPNEELFGPYLNFALHTPRIRYEFSRQANGVTRFGLTMSAYNMVELPLPSWDEQQAIAEALTRSQEEITLLKLITEKYKAQKRGLMQKLLTGEWRVNLG; the protein is encoded by the coding sequence ATGAAGTTTCAAGAGCTACAGAATATCTGTTCGGTTCGATCGGGCGGAACACCTAGTAAACGGGATAATAACCTTTGGGGGGATCATTTGCCATGGATTACTGCGAAAGATTTGAAAGTGCCCGTTCTTCGTAGTTCTCTCCTGATGTTATCAGAGCTTGGAGAGGCTAAGGCTAAAATTACACCCGCTGATTCGCTTCTAATTTTGGTTCGAGGCATGACTTTGTTTAAGGATGTTCCCGTATGTCTCGCTGGGCGCGAACTAGCTTTTAATCAAGACATCAAAGCCTTGGTTTTGGATGATGGAATTGATCCAAAGTATGTCCTGTATTACCTAGTTGGAAGTAAGCATAAGCTTATGAGACTAGTGGATTCTGCAGGTCACGGCACGGGACGATTGAACACGGACTTACTCAAAGCCTTCCCCATTCTTCTCCCCCCGCTTCCCGAGCAAAAAGCCATCGCCGCTGTGCTGTCCACCTGGGATGCCGCCATCGAGAAAACCGAGCGCCTGATCGAGGCGAAGGAACGCCGGTTCCGTGGGTTGATGCAGGAGTTGATCCCCGGGGCCCATAACAATAGCAATCGGCGCGAATCCAGAAAAGTGAAAGTTGGGGAGGTTTGCGAAGTCATAACTAGCAATGTTGATAAGAAGGTTCATGAAGGAGAGATGCCTGTTCGATTATGTAACTACATGGATGTTTACCGGAACTATTACATAACACAAAAGCTTGGTTTTATGTCTGCCTCGGCAAGTTCAAGTGAGATCGAAAAATACCAGCTGAGAGTCCATGATGTCATATTAACAAAAGACTCAGAAACTGCTGATGACATCGCAAACTCAGCATGTGTGTTAGAAGCCCCGCAGGATTTAGTGTGCGGCTATCATCTTGCTATTCTTCGTCCCAATGAAGAATTATTTGGTCCATATTTAAACTTCGCACTTCATACGCCAAGAATTCGATACGAGTTCTCGCGTCAAGCTAATGGAGTTACTCGTTTTGGACTGACGATGTCAGCCTACAATATGGTGGAGTTGCCTTTGCCATCTTGGGATGAACAGCAAGCGATAGCAGAAGCTCTGACTAGATCTCAGGAAGAAATTACTCTCCTAAAACTGATAACTGAAAAATACAAAGCCCAAAAACGTGGCCTAATGCAGAAACTGCTCACTGGGGAGTGGCGGGTGAATCTCGGGTGA
- a CDS encoding HU family DNA-binding protein, with amino-acid sequence MSNNLTKRDIVLDIYDKTDFPQKEVRETVQLTLDAIARALSEGRNVELRNFGVFEVQIRKSRIGRNPNKPETDVVIPKRAVIKFKAGKELKAQLQDLDVDAL; translated from the coding sequence ATGTCCAATAACCTTACAAAACGCGATATCGTTCTAGATATCTACGATAAAACTGATTTTCCGCAAAAAGAAGTGCGAGAAACTGTGCAACTGACTCTCGACGCGATCGCCAGAGCGCTGAGCGAGGGACGTAATGTTGAGCTGCGCAACTTCGGTGTATTCGAAGTGCAGATTCGCAAATCTCGCATCGGTCGCAACCCGAATAAGCCGGAGACTGACGTCGTCATTCCTAAGCGTGCCGTGATCAAGTTCAAGGCTGGCAAGGAGTTGAAGGCTCAGCTTCAGGACTTGGACGTGGATGCTCTGTAA
- a CDS encoding AAA family ATPase, translated as MNIEIKNCNNIDSASITLAEKKLNIKFAPNGTGKSTIARAISLATTEGSNLDELIPFKLREVNPDNQSPEISGLESLHNVMCFNEEYVNQFTFRQDELLNNSFDVFIKTESYRQKERDIEELVSEMKQLFVGNEELEALISTLKEMGAAFKLTKNGIAKSSTGIKGLAAGNKIQHIPAELECYKPFIQSQNSVGWVDWQTKGYEYADLSDNCPFCTSNAVDKKEQIRKVGQEYDKNTIKNLVAIIGVIGRLGDYFSEDAKATLSNIITLKDGLEKEHESFLVIVKERIDLLVEKLEKLRTLSGFQFKEGEQVAEILPTYKIDLKAFSELNSDKTQRSIDPINVSIDAIIDKAGQLQGKIIQQRREMQRVVEKHQKDINEFLSYAGYRYKVEIVGEGDQARLKLLHVDHKQHLSGGKQHLSFGERNAFSIVLFMYECLSKQPDLIILDDPISSFDKNKKYAILEMLFRRDTDSCLKSKTVLMLTHDVEPIIDTIKSLSHKFGNQTAASFLKLANGIVEELEIGRNDIETFAQICKAALGSTKDDIIKLIYMRRHLEIIDNKGDAYQVLSNLQHKRARAIDSRELKNEDDDYPEMDPSKFSAGCELISSDIADFSYADALSRVIDTAAMKQLYHACTNGYEKLQVCRLIDHDENDPVIEKFIKETYHIENEFICQLDPAKYDTIPAYIVEECDKSIAEVS; from the coding sequence ATGAATATCGAAATCAAAAACTGCAATAACATCGATTCCGCTAGCATTACGCTGGCCGAAAAGAAACTGAATATCAAATTTGCGCCGAATGGAACGGGTAAGAGCACGATTGCACGAGCAATAAGCCTCGCGACAACTGAGGGTTCGAACCTAGACGAACTAATTCCCTTTAAGTTGAGAGAAGTTAATCCGGATAATCAGAGCCCTGAAATATCTGGGTTGGAATCTCTTCATAACGTAATGTGTTTCAATGAAGAGTATGTAAACCAGTTTACTTTTAGGCAGGATGAGCTGCTCAATAATAGCTTTGACGTTTTTATCAAAACAGAGAGCTACAGGCAAAAAGAGCGAGACATCGAAGAGCTGGTTTCTGAGATGAAGCAGTTGTTTGTTGGCAATGAAGAACTGGAAGCGTTGATTTCTACTCTCAAGGAAATGGGGGCAGCCTTTAAACTGACAAAAAATGGAATTGCAAAATCATCAACAGGGATAAAGGGCTTAGCGGCAGGAAATAAAATCCAGCATATTCCTGCAGAGCTCGAATGCTATAAGCCGTTTATTCAAAGCCAGAATAGTGTCGGTTGGGTCGATTGGCAAACTAAGGGTTATGAGTATGCAGATCTTTCGGATAACTGCCCCTTTTGCACTTCGAACGCGGTAGATAAAAAAGAACAGATTAGAAAGGTTGGCCAAGAATATGACAAGAACACCATTAAAAATTTAGTGGCAATTATTGGGGTAATTGGTCGATTAGGTGATTATTTTTCAGAGGATGCGAAGGCAACACTTTCAAACATCATTACTTTGAAGGATGGCCTTGAAAAAGAGCACGAGAGTTTTCTGGTCATTGTGAAGGAACGAATTGATTTACTGGTCGAGAAACTTGAAAAACTACGGACACTTTCGGGTTTTCAGTTCAAAGAAGGTGAACAGGTGGCTGAAATACTTCCTACCTATAAGATCGATCTGAAAGCTTTCTCGGAGTTGAACTCTGATAAGACGCAAAGATCTATTGATCCGATAAATGTATCGATCGATGCTATCATTGACAAAGCAGGTCAACTTCAGGGAAAGATCATCCAACAGCGAAGGGAGATGCAGCGAGTTGTTGAGAAGCATCAAAAAGATATAAACGAATTCCTTTCTTATGCGGGATATCGCTATAAGGTTGAGATTGTAGGTGAAGGTGATCAAGCGCGATTAAAACTGCTGCACGTGGATCATAAACAGCACCTTAGTGGCGGGAAACAGCATCTCAGCTTTGGAGAGAGGAATGCTTTTTCTATCGTTCTTTTTATGTATGAATGCCTGTCAAAGCAGCCGGACTTGATCATTCTCGATGACCCTATTTCTTCATTCGATAAGAACAAAAAATACGCGATTCTTGAAATGCTTTTTCGGCGGGATACTGACTCTTGCTTGAAAAGTAAAACAGTTTTAATGCTCACTCATGACGTGGAGCCGATCATCGATACAATCAAATCACTATCTCATAAATTTGGTAATCAGACAGCTGCCTCATTCTTGAAATTGGCTAATGGTATCGTCGAAGAATTAGAGATTGGACGGAATGATATAGAAACTTTCGCTCAGATTTGTAAGGCTGCGCTAGGATCGACTAAAGATGATATTATAAAATTAATTTATATGAGGCGTCATCTCGAGATTATCGACAACAAAGGTGATGCGTATCAGGTGCTTTCAAATCTTCAGCATAAGCGAGCACGTGCGATTGATAGCCGTGAGCTTAAAAATGAAGATGATGATTATCCTGAAATGGATCCTTCAAAGTTCTCAGCGGGGTGCGAATTAATATCTAGTGATATCGCTGACTTTTCATACGCTGATGCGTTAAGCCGTGTTATTGATACTGCAGCCATGAAGCAGCTGTATCATGCATGCACCAATGGCTATGAGAAGCTGCAAGTGTGCAGACTTATTGACCATGATGAGAATGATCCTGTTATCGAGAAATTCATCAAAGAAACATATCATATTGAGAATGAATTTATCTGCCAACTCGACCCCGCTAAATATGACACGATTCCAGCATACATAGTCGAAGAGTGCGACAAGTCGATTGCGGAGGTTTCCTGA
- a CDS encoding AAA family ATPase, producing the protein MSDKEPPNPFEEIQRQLKDLFKDSNVKVSTHGFTESDPFADEPEESEPEKPSEPNKSAQTLDNIRNFHLKPKEIRDYLNRFVIRQDEAKKVLSVAICDHYNHIRSTLSGESTEATEYSKQNLLFLGPTGVGKTYLMKNVARLIGVPFVKADATKFSETGYVGSDVEDLVRDLVKAADGDIELAEKGIIFVDEIDKIAAEAGAGGRDVSGRGVQINLLKLMEETEVSLFSPTDMMAQMQAAMEIQRGGKPKRKSINTKNILFIVSGAFDKLAESIKKRLSQNEMGFGASVSDEQEDLSAYLQHAETSDFIKYGFEPEFIGRVPVRCACSALSSNDLAHILTTSEGSVLHQYRDDFRGYGIDFDIGPEAIMAIAEAASQEGTGARGIMTVMERLFRDYKFELPSTAIKHFEVTPEMIADPAASLQALKAENAHLQAAVWENDIKRYATAFEKQHGFTLEFKPLAVEALLQEAEQRDQSIQSLCSDKFKDFEHGLSIINRNTGQTVFKLGKLAIENPDKELSKWVVRSIESVKGSSD; encoded by the coding sequence ATGAGTGATAAAGAACCACCAAATCCTTTCGAGGAAATTCAACGTCAATTAAAAGATTTGTTCAAGGACTCGAATGTAAAAGTGTCAACCCATGGTTTCACCGAAAGCGATCCTTTTGCCGACGAGCCCGAGGAGTCCGAACCGGAAAAACCGAGCGAACCCAATAAGAGCGCTCAAACGCTGGACAATATTCGCAACTTCCATCTCAAACCAAAGGAGATACGCGACTATTTAAATCGCTTTGTCATCCGTCAAGATGAGGCCAAAAAAGTTCTATCTGTGGCGATTTGCGATCACTACAACCATATCCGCAGCACACTTTCCGGCGAAAGCACGGAAGCCACCGAGTATAGTAAGCAAAATCTACTCTTTCTCGGCCCGACCGGAGTCGGCAAGACCTACCTGATGAAAAATGTGGCGCGCCTGATCGGCGTCCCCTTCGTCAAGGCCGATGCAACCAAGTTTTCAGAAACTGGCTACGTCGGCTCCGATGTGGAAGATCTGGTGCGCGATCTAGTCAAAGCGGCCGATGGCGACATCGAACTCGCCGAAAAAGGCATCATCTTTGTCGATGAAATCGATAAAATCGCCGCCGAAGCCGGCGCGGGAGGACGCGATGTGTCCGGCCGCGGCGTGCAAATCAACCTGCTCAAACTAATGGAGGAGACAGAGGTCAGCCTCTTCAGCCCGACCGACATGATGGCTCAGATGCAGGCCGCGATGGAAATCCAGCGCGGCGGCAAGCCGAAGCGAAAATCGATTAATACCAAAAACATTCTGTTTATAGTGAGCGGCGCTTTCGATAAATTGGCTGAATCGATCAAAAAACGACTCTCCCAAAACGAGATGGGCTTCGGAGCCAGTGTGAGCGACGAGCAAGAAGACCTCTCCGCTTACCTGCAGCACGCGGAGACCAGCGACTTTATCAAATACGGATTCGAGCCCGAATTCATTGGCCGCGTACCCGTGCGCTGCGCCTGCTCCGCACTGAGCTCCAACGACTTGGCGCACATTTTAACAACCTCAGAAGGCAGCGTGCTCCACCAGTATCGCGACGACTTCCGTGGCTACGGAATCGACTTCGACATCGGCCCCGAAGCCATCATGGCCATCGCCGAGGCTGCCAGCCAAGAAGGCACCGGTGCCCGCGGCATTATGACCGTCATGGAACGCCTCTTCCGCGATTATAAATTCGAACTGCCCTCAACCGCGATCAAGCACTTTGAAGTTACGCCCGAAATGATCGCCGACCCCGCAGCCAGCCTACAGGCCCTCAAAGCAGAGAACGCCCACTTACAAGCTGCCGTCTGGGAAAATGACATTAAACGCTACGCCACGGCCTTCGAGAAGCAGCACGGCTTCACCCTGGAATTCAAACCACTGGCGGTGGAAGCCTTACTGCAAGAAGCCGAACAACGTGACCAAAGCATTCAGTCACTCTGCAGTGACAAGTTTAAAGATTTTGAGCACGGATTGAGCATCATCAATCGCAACACAGGCCAGACCGTTTTCAAACTGGGCAAGCTCGCGATCGAAAACCCAGATAAGGAGCTTTCTAAATGGGTGGTTCGCAGCATCGAAAGCGTCAAAGGAAGCTCAGATTGA
- a CDS encoding type I restriction-modification system subunit M, with protein METQINQRDINQAAWAACDTFRGTVDPAQYKDYILVMLFLKYISDVWQDHYESYQEQFGDDEARILRKLERERFVLPIVKLTETNEDTGVVTTLDEFPANYYSLYERRSAANIGELINVVLEHVESNNKAKLEGVFRNINFNSESNLGKTKDRNRRLKTLLEDFHKPQLDMRPSRVSEDVIGNTYIYLIERFAADSGKKAGEFFTPLQVTELVARLVEPKAGDRICDPTCGSGGLLVQASRQIAGRDFALYGQESNGSTWALCRMNMFLHSFDSARIEWCDTLNGPLLVENDRLMQFDCVVANPPFSLDKWGAENAESDTYNRFWRGVPPKSKADWAFISHMIETALEKSGRVSVVVPHGVLFRGAAEGRIRQKMIEENLLDAVIGMPGNLFPTTNIPVAILVFDRAREKGGPRESCQDVLFVDASREFVSGKNQNNLSAEHLDKIMATFRARKTIDKYAYLAPVSEIAENDFNLNIPRYVDTFEEEEPINIDEVQTEIDALEAELVEVRAQMAEKLKQINRNPES; from the coding sequence ATGGAAACTCAAATCAATCAACGTGACATCAATCAAGCCGCTTGGGCCGCTTGCGATACTTTCCGTGGCACGGTCGATCCGGCTCAGTATAAGGACTACATCCTGGTCATGCTCTTCCTAAAATACATCTCGGATGTGTGGCAGGATCACTACGAGAGCTATCAAGAGCAGTTTGGCGACGATGAGGCCCGCATTCTTCGCAAGTTGGAGCGCGAACGCTTTGTCCTGCCTATCGTCAAGTTGACGGAGACCAACGAAGACACGGGCGTCGTGACGACTCTGGATGAATTTCCGGCAAATTATTACAGTCTTTATGAGCGCCGCTCGGCGGCCAATATCGGCGAACTGATCAATGTCGTGCTGGAGCACGTTGAATCCAACAATAAGGCCAAGCTCGAAGGGGTCTTTCGTAATATCAATTTCAACAGCGAGTCCAATCTGGGGAAGACCAAAGACCGCAATCGTCGTCTTAAGACGCTCTTGGAAGACTTCCACAAGCCGCAGCTGGATATGCGCCCAAGCCGTGTGTCGGAAGATGTGATCGGTAACACTTATATCTACCTGATCGAGCGCTTCGCTGCAGACTCTGGCAAAAAGGCGGGCGAGTTCTTTACCCCGCTGCAAGTTACCGAGTTGGTCGCTCGCTTGGTTGAGCCGAAGGCTGGCGACCGTATTTGCGACCCAACCTGTGGTTCCGGTGGACTGCTGGTGCAGGCATCGCGTCAAATTGCGGGGCGTGACTTCGCGCTCTACGGTCAAGAGTCGAATGGTAGCACCTGGGCCTTGTGCCGCATGAATATGTTTCTGCACAGCTTCGATAGTGCCCGCATCGAATGGTGTGATACCTTGAACGGGCCGCTATTGGTTGAAAACGATCGCTTGATGCAGTTCGATTGTGTGGTGGCCAATCCGCCTTTCTCGCTGGACAAGTGGGGTGCGGAAAATGCCGAAAGCGACACTTACAACCGTTTCTGGCGTGGTGTGCCGCCTAAGAGCAAGGCCGACTGGGCCTTTATCAGCCACATGATCGAGACTGCTTTGGAGAAATCCGGCCGCGTCTCCGTCGTCGTGCCGCACGGTGTGCTCTTCCGTGGTGCAGCCGAGGGGCGCATTCGTCAGAAGATGATTGAGGAAAACCTGCTCGACGCCGTGATCGGCATGCCGGGCAATCTCTTTCCCACCACTAATATCCCCGTCGCGATCCTCGTTTTCGACCGTGCCCGCGAGAAGGGCGGTCCACGCGAAAGCTGTCAGGACGTGCTCTTTGTCGACGCCAGCCGTGAGTTCGTTTCCGGTAAAAACCAAAACAATCTCTCCGCTGAGCACCTAGATAAGATCATGGCCACCTTCCGCGCGCGGAAGACCATCGATAAATACGCCTATCTCGCGCCCGTCAGCGAGATCGCGGAAAACGATTTCAATCTCAATATCCCACGCTACGTGGACACCTTTGAGGAAGAAGAGCCGATCAACATCGACGAGGTGCAAACAGAAATCGACGCGCTTGAAGCCGAGCTTGTCGAAGTGCGTGCGCAGATGGCCGAGAAGCTGAAGCAAATTAATCGGAACCCAGAGAGCTGA
- a CDS encoding KilA-N domain-containing protein: protein MRKNKTIDVQGTAIAVFSKGDMDFISLTDMLQAKDGDFFIADWLRNRNTVEFLGIWEKVHNPDFNYGEFATIKSQVGLNSYKISVKEWVAKTNAVGLVAKAGRYGGTYAHQDIAFEFGMWISAEFKIYLIKEFQRLKELEQKQLGWDVRRNLTKINYRIHTDAIQAHLIPDTLNKAQINRIYASEADLLNMALFGKTAQQWREDNPQEKGNIRDFANSSQLVCLANLESLNAHFIEEGLPAADRLQRLNQTAVQQMQILVEDRIVKKIEGKKA, encoded by the coding sequence ATGCGTAAAAATAAAACCATCGATGTTCAGGGAACCGCAATCGCGGTGTTTTCCAAAGGTGATATGGATTTCATCTCACTGACGGATATGTTGCAGGCCAAAGACGGCGATTTTTTTATCGCTGATTGGTTGCGCAATCGAAACACCGTCGAGTTTTTGGGCATCTGGGAGAAGGTGCATAACCCGGATTTTAATTATGGCGAATTTGCCACAATTAAAAGTCAGGTGGGACTCAATAGCTATAAGATCAGCGTTAAAGAATGGGTCGCTAAGACTAATGCGGTTGGCTTGGTTGCTAAGGCAGGCCGCTATGGAGGCACGTATGCTCATCAGGATATCGCCTTTGAATTCGGTATGTGGATCAGTGCGGAATTTAAGATTTACTTGATTAAAGAGTTTCAGCGCCTCAAGGAGCTGGAACAAAAGCAACTCGGATGGGATGTCCGTCGTAACCTCACCAAGATCAACTACCGCATCCACACCGATGCGATCCAAGCGCATTTGATCCCCGACACTTTAAATAAAGCCCAGATCAATCGGATCTACGCCTCCGAAGCCGATCTTTTGAACATGGCGCTCTTCGGCAAAACCGCTCAGCAGTGGCGAGAAGATAATCCGCAGGAGAAAGGCAATATCCGCGACTTCGCAAATAGCTCGCAATTGGTCTGCCTCGCCAATCTGGAAAGTCTCAACGCCCACTTTATTGAAGAAGGCCTCCCCGCAGCGGATCGCTTGCAGCGTTTAAACCAGACCGCGGTCCAGCAAATGCAGATCTTAGTGGAGGATCGGATCGTCAAAAAAATAGAAGGCAAAAAAGCATGA
- a CDS encoding virulence RhuM family protein: MKDDLSSHSGPSTQHSDLGEAAKGQFLVYQAEDGQLKLDVRFEDESFWLTQPLMAELFQTTQQNVSQHILNIYEEKELVLEATHKKFLSVRLEGKREVKRLLDYYNLDMIISVGYRVKSHVATRFRIWATQQFKRAEPQGGFSFGILMSGRAMDNRFKIWTLSTFLASPSWGLAFPFLGGCV; the protein is encoded by the coding sequence ATGAAGGATGATTTAAGCAGCCACTCAGGACCTAGCACTCAGCACTCAGACCTCGGCGAAGCCGCCAAGGGGCAGTTCTTGGTCTATCAGGCTGAAGATGGTCAATTGAAATTGGATGTTCGTTTTGAGGATGAGTCGTTCTGGCTGACACAGCCATTGATGGCGGAGCTGTTTCAAACAACACAGCAGAATGTAAGTCAGCATATATTAAACATTTACGAGGAAAAGGAACTCGTGCTGGAGGCAACTCACAAGAAATTCTTGTCAGTTCGATTAGAGGGGAAGCGGGAGGTGAAACGCCTGCTGGATTACTACAATTTGGACATGATCATCTCGGTCGGCTACCGCGTGAAAAGTCATGTGGCGACCCGTTTCCGTATCTGGGCGACTCAACAGTTCAAGAGAGCAGAGCCTCAGGGCGGCTTCTCTTTTGGCATTTTAATGAGCGGAAGAGCCATGGATAATCGATTTAAGATTTGGACTTTGTCGACGTTCCTAGCCTCGCCAAGTTGGGGCTTGGCGTTCCCGTTTCTAGGAGGTTGCGTATGA
- a CDS encoding restriction endonuclease subunit S, whose translation MPRCLKEIAQVQVGYSFRSRLEACAGGAPVVQMKDLTWDDVVDCRELQRVEVGEVKDSQLLRLGDLVFRSRGMDMSPALMVDEPREAIILAAPLYRVRVNSVQEVLPEYLNWYLHQDEAQAYLASRIKGTAQKMVSKNSLEGLPVDLPDLPTQQVIVDMAALLQRELTLLEALSERRRALISTQLMQLAKGEN comes from the coding sequence ATGCCGAGATGTCTAAAGGAAATCGCACAAGTTCAGGTCGGATATAGCTTCCGTTCTCGCTTGGAAGCATGTGCAGGCGGTGCGCCGGTTGTGCAGATGAAAGATTTGACTTGGGACGATGTCGTAGATTGTCGCGAATTACAGCGTGTGGAAGTGGGAGAGGTTAAAGACTCGCAGCTTTTACGGCTCGGCGACCTTGTTTTTCGTTCCCGAGGCATGGATATGAGTCCCGCGCTGATGGTGGATGAGCCCCGTGAAGCGATTATTTTGGCGGCTCCGCTCTATCGGGTGCGTGTGAATTCGGTGCAGGAGGTTCTTCCAGAGTATTTGAACTGGTATCTACACCAAGACGAGGCGCAGGCCTATTTGGCGAGTCGCATCAAGGGTACTGCGCAAAAAATGGTCAGCAAAAACAGTTTAGAAGGCCTACCGGTCGATTTGCCAGATCTGCCGACGCAACAGGTAATCGTCGACATGGCTGCTCTTTTGCAGCGCGAGCTTACTTTGCTCGAAGCTTTGTCGGAGCGTCGGAGGGCACTTATTTCAACACAACTCATGCAACTAGCAAAAGGGGAGAACTAA